A window of the Bufo gargarizans isolate SCDJY-AF-19 chromosome 1, ASM1485885v1, whole genome shotgun sequence genome harbors these coding sequences:
- the LOC122935425 gene encoding izumo sperm-egg fusion protein 1-like encodes MVQTYTNCKTCSEEKVVCAGGPPKNQDYLERCSCLCTSNRCFDLKTGRSCSPCKDHKSHLAETVNCGEINIKIPEYEELILDCTFEWYARLEETYNNVFTLHREHNPKITREPYLVIKGVQMGDSGRYTCTTILDSEVPVSKITYNVAVISGSEQATKTYHPRPTLPDVLDITAPEPPLLEELRNNNASLIAISVAGSVTIMLIAGICICMFWRKMKSREPLEKEPV; translated from the exons ATGGTGCAAACCTACACCAACTGTAAGACCTGCTCCGAGGAGAAGGTTGTCTGCGCCGGGGGCCCTCCAAAAAATCAAG ACTACTTGGAGAGATGCAGCTGCCTGTGCACCTCCAACAGATGTTTTG ATCTGAAAACTGGACGGTCCTGCTCTCCATGTAAAGATCACAAGTCTCACCTGGCAGAGACTGTAAACTGTggag agataaatataaaaatcccagaatATGAAGAACTAATTCTGGACTGTACTTTTGAATGGTACGCGAGGCTGGAGGAGACCTATAACAACGTGTTCACCCTG CATCGTGAACACAATCCCAAAATCACCCGGGAGCCCTATCTAGTGATCAAGGGCGTACAGATGGGGGACTCCGGACGGTACACGTGTACCACCATCCTGGACTCTGAGGTGCCAGTGAGTAAGATCACCTATAACGTGGCAG TTATCAGCGGATCGGAACAGGCGACAAAAACATACCATCCTCGCCCTACACTTCCTGATGTGCTTGACATCACAGCGCCTGAGCCGCCACTTCTAGAGGAGCTACGGAACAACAATGCTTCCCTCATAGCAATATCTGTGGCCGGCTCCGTCACCATCATGCTGATCGCTGGCATATG CATCTGCATGTTCTGGAGGAAAATGAAATCTAGAGAGCCTCTGGAAAAAGAGCCAGTGTGA